One window of the Kineococcus endophyticus genome contains the following:
- a CDS encoding HRDC domain-containing protein yields MTNTPTEQQEQVAEPELPLLSAPADGLPPVVADEAALAQVVAAFAAGTGPVAVDAERASGYRYGQRAFLVQLRREGAGTALIDPAALPDLSSLGEALQGVEWVLHAANQDLPCLAELGMHPSTLFDTELGSRIAGLPRVGLGAVVEELLGLRLAKEHSAVDWSTRPLPEPWLTYAALDVEVLVRLRDALAERLAAQGKLEWARQEFEHVATTPPPPPPAEPWRRTSGLHAVRSRRQLAVVRELWLARDAEARRKDTSPGRLLPDSAIVAAARAMPRTPQALAETSGFTGRASRSRLSLWADAVAAGLGLPDADLPAHQPRGDGPPPPRAWASKDPEAAARLNAARAAVTAVADEHGLPVENVLQPDALRRLAWAPPTPLEESSVRDALAARGARGWQLDLVAAPLVQAMATAVVEDTAAPLDA; encoded by the coding sequence GTGACGAACACGCCGACGGAGCAGCAGGAACAGGTCGCCGAACCTGAGCTGCCGCTGCTGTCGGCCCCCGCCGACGGCCTGCCGCCCGTCGTGGCCGACGAGGCCGCGCTGGCGCAGGTCGTCGCTGCGTTCGCGGCCGGGACGGGCCCCGTCGCCGTCGACGCCGAACGCGCCTCGGGCTACCGGTACGGCCAGCGCGCCTTCCTCGTGCAGCTGCGCCGCGAGGGGGCCGGCACCGCCCTGATCGACCCCGCCGCCCTGCCGGACCTGTCCTCCCTCGGCGAGGCGCTGCAGGGCGTGGAGTGGGTGCTGCACGCCGCGAACCAGGACCTGCCCTGCCTGGCGGAGCTGGGCATGCACCCGAGCACCCTGTTCGACACCGAACTCGGGTCGCGGATCGCGGGGTTGCCGCGCGTGGGCCTCGGCGCGGTCGTCGAGGAACTGCTGGGCCTGCGGCTGGCCAAGGAGCACTCGGCCGTCGACTGGTCCACCCGGCCGCTGCCCGAACCCTGGTTGACGTACGCGGCGCTGGACGTCGAGGTCCTCGTGCGCCTGCGCGACGCGCTCGCCGAACGCCTTGCCGCACAAGGCAAGCTGGAGTGGGCACGGCAGGAGTTCGAGCACGTCGCGACGACTCCCCCGCCCCCGCCGCCGGCCGAGCCGTGGCGCAGGACGTCCGGATTGCACGCCGTCCGCTCCCGCCGCCAGCTGGCCGTGGTCCGCGAACTGTGGCTGGCCCGCGACGCCGAGGCGCGGCGCAAGGACACCTCCCCGGGGCGTCTGCTGCCGGACTCCGCCATCGTGGCGGCGGCCCGCGCGATGCCCCGCACGCCCCAGGCCCTCGCGGAGACGTCCGGGTTCACCGGACGCGCGTCCCGGTCGCGGCTGTCGCTGTGGGCGGACGCCGTCGCCGCCGGCCTGGGGCTGCCAGACGCGGACCTGCCGGCCCACCAGCCGCGTGGGGACGGTCCCCCGCCGCCGCGCGCCTGGGCGTCCAAGGACCCCGAGGCCGCGGCACGGTTGAACGCCGCGCGCGCCGCCGTGACGGCCGTGGCCGACGAGCACGGGCTGCCCGTCGAGAACGTCCTGCAGCCCGACGCGTTGCGTCGCCTCGCGTGGGCGCCGCCGACCCCGCTGGAGGAGTCCTCCGTCCGCGACGCGCTGGCCGCGCGCGGGGCCCGGGGCTGGCAGCTCGACCTCGTCGCCGCCCCGCTCGTGCAGGCGATGGCGACCGCCGTGGTGGAGGACACCGCCGCACCGCTGGACGCCTGA